GATTATGAATATGCTgagttttgttgattgttgaattGGTTTTTGAATTTGTTTATGAATATGAATATGCAGTGGTTTTGCTGATTATGAATATGCTGCGTCTTTGTTGATTGTTGAATTGGTTTTAGCTCCTTTGATCTTTTTCATACTTGGATTTGTTGAGTGGTTTTGATTGGAAAGTGTTCTGAATTCACATTTTGTTGAAGTGCCAGTTATATGTTTTTTGATTGAACTTTTGAAGAAAATAATGTTGGGAGGATTCTATGTCGCTCTATTTGTAATATTATTCATAGTTAGATAGGACTTGGTTGGTGTAAAGCCTCTCTAGAAAATATCAAATTTGAACTAAATTGTTTAGTTGACTTTGTCAGTGTGTGCTTGAACTGAAAACTGTATGCAGATAAAAGATAAAACGTTTTGATTTTAACTTTCAAACCAGTTTGAGCTTAACCAAATTAATAATTTGACTGTTAGCACCTTTTTCGTCAATCAAGTGTGCAATGCCTtgatttattatctttttacCTATTTTTGTTTTCCCTTCCCTTGATTTTTAGTGCTTATGGCTAAGATTTTTTCAATTCCAGCTTTTAAGCTGGCATAAGTCTATCTTCATCAGCAAGGAGTGAGCTTTTTACAAGTTCAAATACATACTTgtttttccttttgttgttttGTTGAACTTCTTGTCTCAACGAGACTTTTGTTAATTAGTTTATGACTTCAAAAAATTGAActtgtatttcaaattttaattttaagttttttactattttatatttttatttaaataagactGGTTCAACTGTgatccaccggttgaaccagtgacccagtAGCCTGATCGATTCGATTACCAGGTCGGTTCTTACACCTATGGGtataataactaattaactatCAAATTTTAACAACGGCCTCTTTTTCCCTTCACCCGGTTTTGGCTTCTCTAAGTTTTGCATTTAAAGGTATGCATGTTTCTACCGCAACTGAAGATTTTAGTGTTAATTTTGATATGACTGGAATGcgcttagaattttttattttggttctgtCTGTAAATCATTGCCGAAATTAATTGTGAGTGGAAACTGAAGAGAAGGTGTTTGATAAAAGGCCTACGGAAAACTAGTCAAGgacatcttctttttcttttctttttctcttttccccTTCAGCTGGGGGCATTTCAGCAGGTTCAATCCAAATTAGTTGCCAATTCTGAAGCTGCATTATCATGTCTTTTTTATTTCTCAAAGTATTCGAGAGGCTACTGTGTGTTATTGTTCTGCCTTTGTTTACCTTTCTGTGCGGAAGTTGTTAGTTACTTAGTTTAGTTAGCTCAGGGATCTGGAATCAAACATTGTGTTCATAAGATTGCTTTAGAAAGGGAGAGAATTGCTCACTCTCCAACCCACCATGATAATCAAGTAAATTCCCAAGCTCATTTTAGCCAAATACAAGGACATAATCATTCTTCAAGATTTGATTTGTCTATTTATTTCATAGTGAAGGGCAAACTAGTCTAACTAAACAAATTTATCACTCTCAAATCGTAAAATCTTATATACATGTGATGTATTCTCCTCTTTATCTAGTCTCAGGTGACAGGTGGTGCAGTTTCATAAAAACAAAAACCAACAAACATGCTAAATTCTGCATACTATCATATGGTCAAGTGTGTACTAAAATACTGACATTTTCAGGTATCGGATGAAGATTTGGATGTCATCTTCATCATCTACCCATCACATTTATATGTGTAATATGTTTATTCTActttgcattctccagatcatcATAAAGGGCCCAGCCCTCTGCTTTGGGAATATGTAAGCACCATATAAAAGTCCCCAGTTATGCTTCcattataaaattttagaaatgatTGCATTAGAAAAGAGTTTTGGGGTAGCACCATCTTAAATAGTATGGATATGCTTGGAGAAGTTTTATTAAAACTCCAATAAGAAAAGTGGTTCAGATGGAAGACGACCTAAACAGACTTTAGAGAAAATTGTTAAAAATAGATTTAAAATATAGATAGTTTAAACATATATCATTTATGTAGGGCATTTTGACATTGACTCATGTAGCATATGATTTATTATGATATCGTTTGATCTATGTAGTCGATTATGTCTAAATAGACAATCAATAAGACAAGACTTCGTTTTTAACTAAAAAacatacaatttttttcttcttttcacaaAGGAATATCTTTACCTGAGACAGTTATTTGCCAAACATGCTTTTGGTTTACATTCTACATATCAGAATTCTTGTTGTGAACTTAGTCTTAAGGTCAAATGCTCACTGTGGCAGGGATGAGGATAAAATTCTGAGAGTTGGAGAAGAGCTTGAGAGAGAAACGTTGCTATTACAAGGTGGCTCTCGCTTTTATAAATTAGAGAATCTGAGACCACACACTTGGTATGAAGTGAAGATATCATATCCAGCTTCTGTATGTATACATAGCATACCTTCATTAATTTCTTTGCATGGAAATCTCTACTCTGGAAACTGacatatacaaaattaaaaacaccAGGTACCAGCTATTTTCTCCATACAACTACTTAAATCGAAATTGTTGGTGAACAGTAACAGGAGATTACTCAACACTGAGAAGCTCATTTTCAAATCCTATGGTGATGAGGTCCGATATTTAATGTGAAATATGGTAGTTGAAATTTCTTAAACTTAAATGTATGCATGTGCTTAATTTTATTGTGTTCTGCCCTTGCAACATTGACATAATTCAGGATAAACACAACATATTATTTGTAACTGTGGAGCCAGAGGGGTTTCCAGCAATACCACATGTACAAGAGAGGCAGTTTATTATCTTCAACATTGGTAAGCTTTTTTGCAAAGTATCTGTATTTGCAATCTATGTATATTTGACGTATCCCATTTGGTCCTTTTCTATTGTctccaattattttttttttctaactccAGATATATAAGAACTCTCACACTTTTAAGTTAAAATTATGTAATTGCCATAAACACACTAATTGATATTAGTAGTGGCTGCATCCAAAGGGGTTGATTGCATGCCTTCATTGAATTCTCTTTCATCTTAAGATATTTACATTATTTCCGTGACTTGTCCTCATGGAATTCTGATATTGATATCTTGTATCCTCCTCATTTTTTACTACAGTCTGTGACGAACTATTATTAGGCATACCCCACAAAGCTTGGTGGGTAGTGGCGCTGGCATTACTCTGTCTATGCATTGCATTCGTCATCCCTTCTTTTCTTCCGCCGTATTTGTTACCAAAGAACCAAGTGTCAAGGTCTACTCAACATGTCTCAAAAACTTTTTGACAAGTGATTCTGATTATAACATTATTTGAGGCACACCTACATATTCATGTTAGACTGAAGACAAATTTGGAATCCACCAGGTTCTTTATATACCCCCATCATATTTTAGATGTATTCTGCATGCAAGAACAGAGGTTCCATTTTTACTTTTGATGATGATGCTCCTAACATTATTTACTACTATTTTAGAAATGTGTTACTTCAGTTTTGTTTCTGATTACCAATATGTTGCATGTCTTTGAATTCACACATGGATAACCTGGTAAAATTTTTTTGGAGGGGtgacatattttttataaaataaaaaaatcatgtgGTTATATTTtagctttttgaaaaattttaagaatgctTTTATAAAGGTAGTATTgcctttttgaaaaattaaaatgcttttgaaaaaaataagttttaagaTACTATCTTGtagttttctaaaattaaaatataatattaataaaaatacatatttattcTTACCtcgttattattttattatattttttctattaatgtcactttaattattaaaatcaatttcaCAAACATAATTTTTAACACACATCTGATGTATATCTTTGCTTCCCCTACAGCTAGTTAATAGAGCAACAAAAATGGTGAAAAAGGAAC
This region of Arachis hypogaea cultivar Tifrunner chromosome 8, arahy.Tifrunner.gnm2.J5K5, whole genome shotgun sequence genomic DNA includes:
- the LOC112706320 gene encoding uncharacterized protein isoform X1; the protein is MDEDKILRVGEELERETLLLQGGSRFYKLENLRPHTWYEVKISYPASVPAIFSIQLLKSKLLVNSNRRLLNTEKLIFKSYGDEDKHNILFVTVEPEGFPAIPHVQERQFIIFNIVCDELLLGIPHKAWWVVALALLCLCIAFVIPSFLPPYLLPKNQVSRSTQHVSKTF
- the LOC112706320 gene encoding uncharacterized protein LOC112706320 precursor → MKIWMSSSSSTHHIYMCNMFILLCILQIIIKGPALCFGNMDEDKILRVGEELERETLLLQGGSRFYKLENLRPHTWYEVKISYPASVPAIFSIQLLKSKLLVNSNRRLLNTEKLIFKSYGDEDKHNILFVTVEPEGFPAIPHVQERQFIIFNIVCDELLLGIPHKAWWVVALALLCLCIAFVIPSFLPPYLLPKNQVSRSTQHVSKTF